A genomic region of Fodinisporobacter ferrooxydans contains the following coding sequences:
- the thrS gene encoding threonine--tRNA ligase has translation MTNAVKTVQVELKDGSTREVPQGTTLHELAGMISAGLQRNAVAGKIDDKLSDLSASIDQDAKVELYTLDSSEGLEVYRHTATHIMAQAILRLFDGVQLAIGPVIENGFYYDFGGVSFSPEDLEKIEKEMEKIVKENLPVTRQSVSRAEALKLFEERGEVYKVEIINDLPEDAEITLYSQGEFTDLCRGPHLPSTGVLKAFKLLSTAGAYWRGDSKRPMLQRIYGTAFPKKSQLEEHLKQLEEAKRRDHRRIGKELKLFANIKEIGQGLPVWLPNGAKIRRTLERYIVDLEEQYGYLHVYTPNMASTELYKISGHWEHYQEDMFPPMQMDHEELVLRPMNCPHHMMIFKSEMHSYRDFPIRIAELGNMNRYEMSGALSGLQRVRTMTLNDAHIFVRPDQIKEEFANVVRLIQQVYKDLDITEYSYRLSYRDPKNTEKYFQDDEMWEKAQSMLKAAMDDLGLAYFEAEGEAAFYGPKLDVQVKTAIGKEETMSTVQLDFLLPQRFDLSYIGEDGKYHRPVVIHRGILGTMERMTAYLIERYEGNFPVWLSPVQARILTVGPRQNEYAEQVLSYFKALGIRTEIDVREEKIGYKIREAQLDKVSYMLVVGDNEVQANTVSVRKRGLGDQGAKDYKEAANDILLDIANKR, from the coding sequence ATGACAAACGCAGTAAAAACGGTACAAGTGGAATTAAAAGATGGTTCAACTCGTGAAGTGCCGCAAGGTACCACATTGCATGAATTGGCCGGCATGATTAGTGCCGGGCTGCAGCGCAATGCAGTCGCAGGGAAAATCGATGACAAATTATCCGATTTAAGCGCATCGATCGATCAGGATGCAAAAGTGGAATTGTATACGCTGGACAGCTCCGAGGGTCTGGAAGTCTATCGCCATACTGCAACACATATTATGGCACAAGCGATCCTGCGCTTGTTTGACGGTGTCCAGTTGGCAATCGGACCTGTCATCGAAAATGGCTTTTATTATGATTTTGGCGGTGTATCCTTTTCGCCTGAAGACCTTGAAAAGATCGAAAAGGAAATGGAGAAAATCGTCAAGGAAAATCTGCCGGTAACCCGCCAATCGGTGAGCCGCGCAGAAGCGTTGAAGCTTTTTGAAGAGCGCGGTGAAGTGTATAAGGTTGAGATCATCAACGACCTGCCGGAAGATGCGGAAATCACATTATATTCCCAAGGCGAATTTACCGATCTCTGCCGCGGGCCCCATTTGCCGTCGACTGGTGTTTTAAAAGCATTTAAGCTCTTATCCACTGCAGGTGCATACTGGCGCGGCGATTCGAAGCGGCCGATGCTGCAGCGCATCTACGGAACCGCCTTCCCGAAAAAATCCCAATTGGAAGAGCACCTTAAGCAACTGGAAGAAGCAAAACGCCGGGATCACCGCCGTATCGGCAAGGAATTGAAACTATTTGCTAACATCAAAGAAATCGGCCAGGGATTGCCTGTTTGGCTGCCCAACGGCGCAAAAATTCGCCGCACACTGGAACGCTATATTGTCGATCTGGAGGAACAATACGGCTATCTGCACGTCTATACGCCAAATATGGCAAGCACAGAACTGTATAAAATTTCCGGTCACTGGGAGCATTATCAAGAAGACATGTTTCCGCCGATGCAAATGGATCATGAAGAACTCGTATTGCGTCCGATGAACTGTCCGCATCATATGATGATCTTCAAATCTGAAATGCACAGTTATCGCGATTTTCCCATCCGCATTGCCGAACTTGGCAATATGAACCGGTATGAAATGTCAGGCGCTCTTTCCGGATTGCAGCGCGTTCGTACGATGACATTGAATGATGCCCATATTTTCGTCCGGCCGGATCAAATCAAAGAAGAGTTCGCAAACGTTGTACGCTTGATTCAGCAAGTTTACAAAGATCTTGATATCACTGAATATTCCTATCGCCTTTCTTACCGGGATCCGAAGAACACGGAAAAATATTTCCAGGACGACGAGATGTGGGAAAAGGCGCAATCCATGCTAAAAGCCGCCATGGATGATCTTGGGCTTGCGTATTTCGAAGCGGAGGGAGAAGCGGCATTCTACGGTCCGAAGCTGGACGTACAAGTAAAAACGGCGATCGGCAAAGAAGAAACGATGTCTACCGTGCAGTTGGATTTCCTTTTGCCGCAACGCTTTGACCTGTCCTACATCGGCGAAGACGGCAAATACCATCGTCCGGTCGTCATTCACCGCGGCATCCTGGGCACGATGGAACGGATGACTGCCTACTTGATCGAACGATATGAAGGAAATTTCCCTGTCTGGCTGTCACCCGTACAAGCGCGTATCCTGACTGTCGGTCCGCGTCAAAATGAATACGCCGAGCAAGTACTTTCCTACTTCAAGGCACTTGGCATTCGGACGGAAATCGATGTGCGCGAGGAAAAAATCGGTTATAAGATTCGCGAAGCACAATTGGATAAAGTGTCGTATATGTTAGTCGTCGGCGACAATGAAGTACAGGCAAATACGGTGTCTGTGCGCAAACGGGGGCTTGGCGATCAAGGTGCAAAAGATTATAAAGAAGCAGCCAATGACATTCTGCTGGATATCGCAAATAAGCGGTAG
- the ligA gene encoding NAD-dependent DNA ligase LigA, with translation MELTIEERMRQLVDLLNEYNYFYYTLDDPKVSDSEYDKLYDELVELEETAGVIFPDSPTKRVGGEIIDAFAPHRHLASLWSLDKAQSFAAVYDWQKRIERLVAEYNAEHPDQPLPPVAYTLEQKYDGLTINLTYEGGYLVQAATRGNGAVGEGILAQAKTIRSIPARIPFTGKMEVQGEGIMYLSVLQAYNQTHEEPLKNARNAAAGALRAKDSRIAAERKLDAFFYNIGYIEGRSFASHAETIDFLKENRLKVNPFFYVCTDIGQAIATIEQFMENRSQLDYLIDGMVIKVNDLRTRQILGYTDKFPRWAIAFKFTAEELQTTLLDVAWEVGRTGKLTPNARVEPIDIGGVTVSRCTLNNWGDIQRKNLTHAIGSLVYIRRSNDVIPEILGKVMEDADGLPIVLPAYCPACGSALVERGAHLFCINHLECPPQIIGRLTHFASRDAMDIETFSEKTAEQLYRELHVCDPADLYDLTFDQVVALERFGKKKAQNLLDAIEKSKSRDLAAFLYALGIPNTGKSTTKMLADELGSLEHVMEATYDQLIQLPDVGDIVAESILNFFADATYRMSIARMLEKGVQPLHKSAAAGIVTDSVNSIFTGKTVVLTGTLISMARGDAQKTLEALGAKVTGSVSKKTDIVIAGAEAGSKLQKAQELGIQVMDEEEFIQALEQIGIDG, from the coding sequence ATGGAATTGACAATCGAAGAACGTATGCGGCAACTTGTCGATCTTTTAAATGAATACAATTACTTTTATTACACATTGGACGACCCGAAAGTTTCCGATTCGGAGTATGACAAGCTGTATGATGAGCTGGTGGAATTGGAAGAGACAGCAGGCGTGATATTTCCCGATTCTCCGACGAAACGGGTAGGCGGGGAAATCATTGACGCGTTTGCGCCACATCGGCATCTCGCAAGCCTGTGGAGCCTGGATAAGGCACAATCGTTTGCGGCGGTTTATGATTGGCAAAAACGTATAGAACGATTGGTTGCAGAGTACAACGCCGAACATCCCGATCAGCCTCTGCCTCCCGTTGCCTATACATTGGAACAAAAATACGATGGTTTGACGATCAATCTTACATATGAAGGCGGCTATCTGGTACAAGCGGCTACCAGGGGGAACGGTGCAGTCGGCGAAGGGATTTTGGCGCAGGCAAAGACGATCCGCAGCATTCCGGCACGCATCCCTTTTACGGGAAAAATGGAAGTGCAAGGCGAAGGCATTATGTACCTGTCTGTGCTTCAGGCATACAATCAAACACATGAGGAACCGTTGAAAAACGCCCGCAACGCGGCTGCCGGGGCATTGCGCGCCAAAGACAGCAGGATTGCGGCAGAACGGAAGCTGGATGCGTTTTTCTACAATATCGGATATATCGAAGGGCGATCGTTTGCGTCACATGCGGAGACGATTGACTTTTTAAAAGAAAACCGCTTAAAGGTAAATCCGTTCTTTTATGTATGTACAGATATCGGGCAAGCCATTGCGACAATTGAACAGTTCATGGAAAATCGTTCACAGCTCGATTATTTGATTGACGGAATGGTGATCAAGGTAAACGATCTGCGCACGCGACAGATTCTCGGTTATACGGATAAATTCCCGCGCTGGGCGATCGCATTTAAATTTACGGCGGAAGAGCTGCAAACCACACTTCTCGATGTTGCCTGGGAAGTCGGACGTACAGGCAAACTGACGCCTAACGCCAGAGTTGAGCCCATCGATATCGGCGGCGTTACCGTTTCCCGCTGTACCCTGAACAATTGGGGAGACATTCAACGGAAAAATCTCACACACGCCATTGGGTCGCTTGTGTATATTCGCCGCTCCAACGATGTGATTCCGGAGATTCTCGGCAAGGTCATGGAAGACGCAGACGGTCTGCCGATTGTTCTCCCTGCATACTGCCCTGCTTGCGGCAGCGCGTTGGTCGAGCGGGGGGCGCATTTGTTTTGTATCAACCATTTGGAATGTCCGCCGCAAATTATCGGCAGACTTACCCATTTTGCCAGCCGCGATGCGATGGATATTGAAACATTCAGCGAGAAGACAGCGGAACAACTCTATCGGGAGCTGCATGTGTGCGATCCTGCAGACTTATATGATTTGACATTTGACCAAGTCGTCGCCTTGGAGCGGTTCGGGAAAAAGAAAGCGCAGAATCTGCTGGATGCGATCGAAAAAAGCAAGTCGAGGGATTTGGCAGCATTTTTGTATGCGTTGGGAATTCCGAATACAGGGAAAAGTACGACAAAAATGCTGGCAGATGAATTGGGCAGCCTGGAACATGTCATGGAAGCAACCTACGATCAATTGATACAATTGCCGGACGTGGGGGACATTGTCGCCGAAAGCATTCTGAACTTTTTTGCGGATGCCACCTATCGCATGAGTATTGCCAGAATGTTGGAAAAAGGGGTGCAGCCGCTGCATAAATCTGCTGCGGCGGGCATTGTCACAGATTCTGTGAATTCCATTTTTACCGGAAAAACGGTTGTGCTTACGGGAACATTGATTTCCATGGCAAGAGGGGACGCACAAAAAACACTGGAGGCGTTAGGGGCAAAAGTGACGGGTAGTGTCAGCAAGAAGACCGATATCGTAATTGCCGGTGCGGAGGCTGGCTCCAAACTCCAAAAAGCTCAGGAATTAGGGATCCAGGTCATGGACGAAGAGGAGTTTATACAAGCATTGGAACAAATCGGAATCGATGGGTAA
- a CDS encoding MFS transporter, with amino-acid sequence MESWKRNLWILWFGVLLVSSSYTMIIPFLPLFVSQLGVAHHVKVWAGILFSVTFFFSFLLAPYWGSLADKYGRRSMIIRAGIGLIVTYGLGAFVQTPWELLGVRVLHGLVSGFVPGSIALVATNTPEKHMGWSLGMMATASSTGGILGPLVGGILSHLFSIRASFLIASALLVIATLLITLFVKEENFHPGKPRSRILSDLNIAFHNRPFVAMLVILIIVQISIMILEPLITLYIKDLQGRMEGTVLLSGIIFSAAGIASILSAPRWGKIGQKQGYRNVLILSLAGGGLLNIAQLFAHTVWMFGLIRFLYGLFIAGVFPTINAMIVERTDAEFRGRAFGLSTSANQFGSMVGPLVGGVLGGWLGIQYVFVITGILLSLTAIAVIWANRKSQQLVRHVEKNSV; translated from the coding sequence ATGGAAAGCTGGAAACGAAATCTCTGGATATTGTGGTTTGGGGTGCTTTTGGTTAGTTCAAGTTATACGATGATCATTCCATTTTTACCTTTATTCGTGAGCCAATTAGGTGTCGCCCATCATGTGAAAGTATGGGCTGGCATACTTTTTTCCGTTACATTCTTTTTCAGCTTCCTGTTGGCTCCATATTGGGGCTCGCTTGCCGACAAATACGGCAGGCGCAGCATGATCATTCGCGCAGGAATCGGCCTGATCGTAACATACGGACTTGGCGCATTCGTCCAAACGCCCTGGGAACTCTTGGGAGTCCGTGTGCTGCACGGCCTTGTAAGCGGTTTTGTCCCAGGATCGATTGCCTTGGTCGCAACAAATACCCCGGAAAAACATATGGGCTGGAGTCTTGGCATGATGGCCACAGCTAGTTCCACTGGGGGAATCTTGGGTCCATTAGTCGGCGGTATCTTATCCCATTTGTTCAGCATTCGCGCTTCGTTTCTGATCGCCTCTGCCTTGTTGGTCATCGCAACTTTGCTGATCACACTGTTCGTCAAGGAAGAAAACTTCCATCCCGGCAAACCCCGCAGTCGCATTTTATCCGATTTAAACATCGCATTTCATAACCGCCCGTTCGTAGCCATGCTTGTAATCCTGATTATCGTTCAGATATCCATCATGATTTTGGAACCACTAATCACATTATATATCAAAGACTTGCAAGGGCGAATGGAAGGAACTGTTCTTCTGTCCGGAATCATCTTTTCTGCAGCAGGAATCGCCAGCATTTTGTCCGCTCCGCGCTGGGGGAAGATCGGCCAGAAACAAGGATACCGAAATGTTTTGATTTTGTCATTGGCCGGCGGCGGACTGCTCAATATCGCCCAGTTGTTTGCGCATACGGTGTGGATGTTCGGCTTGATTCGTTTTCTCTATGGATTGTTTATCGCGGGCGTATTTCCAACGATCAATGCGATGATTGTGGAGCGTACAGATGCGGAATTTCGCGGTCGGGCATTCGGTTTGAGCACAAGCGCCAACCAGTTTGGCTCGATGGTTGGTCCGCTGGTCGGCGGCGTCTTGGGCGGTTGGTTGGGTATCCAGTACGTATTTGTCATCACTGGTATTCTATTGTCGCTGACAGCCATTGCGGTGATCTGGGCCAATCGGAAATCGCAGCAATTGGTCAGACACGTGGAAAAAAACTCCGTTTAA
- a CDS encoding polysaccharide biosynthesis C-terminal domain-containing protein — protein sequence MNTTKKRIFFTFANKIALSVLGLVSSVLIARYLGVDQRGVYNDATVYASVYAAFFGGFGSFVPYAITRLKLKVNSVQTVANFFLACVSILTVLCLPVGFMLHKISLEYQVLSIPYLLIAAPFIMGFGFFSRLLQGLNEIEKLNKANIAQNIAFLVLTAFAFFFMRNHSDYYKLNLILALWAISNVISFFYSVYLSRRACDITLAAKWDGETGRQMLGFGSNIAVGNLIERVNYRADYFMVDLLHRQKSIYGISVTASEVMNFVAGTVTSVIYTKISGAEAVESQQVTARVFRITAIVSLLIGICGVLLSGLIPIVYSRKYAGAVAPFTILVFGVALYGLNTIFTTYFTNQLSKPRIAIYLDMTAIVVNVAACYLLIPRLDLIGAAIGSFLGYGSECLLAMFLFLKSSNMRFVDLVWMSKEDWNLIFRMTQRRKSKDR from the coding sequence ATGAACACGACAAAGAAACGTATTTTTTTTACATTTGCAAATAAAATCGCATTATCCGTTTTGGGGCTCGTCAGCAGCGTGCTGATTGCCAGATATTTAGGAGTGGATCAACGCGGGGTATACAATGATGCGACTGTGTACGCCAGTGTGTATGCAGCTTTTTTTGGCGGGTTCGGCTCATTTGTCCCGTATGCCATTACACGCCTGAAATTAAAAGTGAACAGCGTGCAGACAGTCGCGAATTTTTTTCTGGCCTGTGTGTCGATTTTGACAGTATTGTGTTTGCCGGTTGGCTTCATGCTACATAAGATATCGTTGGAGTATCAAGTTCTTTCCATTCCCTATTTGCTGATTGCCGCGCCGTTTATTATGGGATTCGGATTTTTCAGCCGTCTGCTGCAGGGCTTAAATGAAATCGAGAAACTGAACAAAGCAAATATCGCACAAAACATTGCGTTCTTGGTGCTGACGGCATTCGCATTCTTTTTTATGCGGAATCATTCCGATTATTATAAACTGAACTTGATTTTGGCTTTATGGGCGATTTCCAATGTCATATCGTTTTTTTATTCTGTTTATTTGTCTCGCCGGGCTTGTGATATTACACTGGCAGCCAAGTGGGATGGGGAAACTGGCAGGCAGATGCTCGGATTCGGTAGCAATATAGCGGTCGGCAACTTGATTGAACGGGTGAATTATCGCGCCGATTACTTTATGGTCGATCTTTTGCACAGGCAAAAAAGCATTTACGGAATTTCCGTCACGGCGTCTGAAGTCATGAACTTTGTGGCGGGCACTGTCACAAGTGTGATTTACACGAAAATCTCCGGTGCGGAAGCTGTGGAATCCCAGCAAGTGACGGCACGGGTCTTTCGCATTACTGCGATTGTGTCGTTGCTGATCGGCATTTGCGGCGTCTTGCTAAGCGGATTGATTCCCATCGTGTACAGCCGCAAATACGCAGGCGCGGTGGCTCCTTTTACCATCTTGGTATTCGGTGTGGCGTTGTATGGGCTAAATACGATCTTTACGACGTATTTTACCAACCAATTGTCCAAACCGCGGATTGCCATATATTTGGACATGACTGCGATCGTCGTAAACGTGGCGGCTTGTTATCTGCTTATCCCAAGGCTTGATTTAATCGGTGCCGCCATCGGATCGTTTTTGGGGTACGGTTCCGAATGTTTGCTGGCTATGTTCCTGTTTTTAAAATCTTCCAACATGCGATTCGTGGATTTGGTCTGGATGAGCAAAGAGGATTGGAATTTGATTTTCCGTATGACACAAAGGCGGAAATCGAAGGATCGTTGA
- a CDS encoding Uma2 family endonuclease: MSVPMERQQRMFTYKDYMKWSDEERWELIRGVPYNMTPAPSRKHQEIVGELYRVLGNYLEGKSCRAFIAPFDVRLALAEESDEDVENVIQPDIVVVCDTTKLDEKGCKGSPDLVIEVLSPATAKKDRYEKFRLYEQAKIREYWIVDPLNRFVEAYSLEDGKYPLPAAIYEKGDQIKVGVLEDCIIDLNRVFREDSI; encoded by the coding sequence ATGAGTGTGCCGATGGAGAGACAGCAACGCATGTTTACGTACAAAGACTACATGAAGTGGTCAGATGAGGAACGATGGGAATTAATCCGTGGTGTTCCCTACAATATGACTCCTGCCCCTTCCCGAAAACACCAGGAGATTGTTGGGGAATTATACCGCGTATTAGGAAATTATCTCGAAGGTAAATCATGCCGTGCCTTTATTGCACCATTTGATGTTCGTTTGGCATTGGCTGAGGAATCTGATGAAGACGTAGAAAATGTAATCCAGCCTGATATTGTTGTCGTCTGTGATACGACAAAATTGGATGAAAAGGGATGTAAAGGCAGCCCGGATCTTGTCATTGAAGTATTGTCTCCTGCCACTGCCAAGAAGGATCGATATGAAAAATTCAGGCTGTATGAACAGGCGAAAATCAGAGAATATTGGATTGTCGACCCATTGAATCGATTTGTTGAGGCGTATTCTTTGGAAGATGGCAAATATCCATTGCCGGCGGCTATTTATGAAAAGGGAGATCAGATAAAAGTCGGTGTACTGGAAGACTGCATAATCGACTTGAATCGGGTGTTTCGGGAAGACAGCATATAA
- a CDS encoding aminotransferase class I/II-fold pyridoxal phosphate-dependent enzyme yields MYNPLAQELNGMLEKSNSHVFEMLSELGKSMYFPKGILSQGAEANQKAHKFNATVGIATEHGSPMYLGVIQENLSAYEPKDLYPYAPPAGKPALRKVWKEKMLQENPSLAGKSFGLPIVTNALTHGLSIVADLFADAGDVLIVPDKFWGNYSLTFNIRRGSKTVVYPLFTEQNTFNAKALEDAILSCKDSGKAIVLLNFPNNPTGYTPSAAEGEEIVAAVKRGAEAGIDVVVITDDAYFGLFFEEHSLKESLFGSFVGLHPRVLPIKIDGATKEEYVWGFRVGFITYGVEDAEAQAALEKKTMGIIRGTISNCSHPAQTMILKALEAPAFDKQKEEKYQTMKARANRVKDILDSGKYDDAFVYYPFNSGYFMCLQLKTVDAEALRLHLLDQYGVGTISLGKTDLRIAFSCVELGDIDELFELIYKGVKDLEQA; encoded by the coding sequence ATGTATAATCCTTTGGCGCAAGAATTGAACGGAATGCTGGAAAAAAGCAATTCCCATGTATTTGAAATGTTATCAGAACTTGGCAAGTCCATGTATTTTCCAAAAGGGATTTTGTCACAAGGGGCAGAAGCCAATCAAAAAGCACATAAATTTAATGCGACAGTTGGAATCGCGACAGAACATGGCAGTCCCATGTATCTGGGCGTGATTCAGGAGAATTTGTCTGCATATGAACCGAAAGATTTGTATCCATATGCGCCGCCTGCCGGGAAACCGGCTTTGCGCAAAGTTTGGAAAGAGAAAATGCTGCAAGAGAATCCAAGCCTCGCCGGCAAGTCATTCGGATTGCCGATTGTGACCAATGCATTGACACATGGTTTGAGCATTGTGGCGGATTTGTTTGCAGATGCCGGCGATGTTTTGATCGTTCCCGACAAGTTTTGGGGCAACTACAGTTTGACATTTAATATCCGCAGAGGCAGCAAAACGGTTGTGTATCCGCTTTTTACGGAACAAAATACATTCAACGCAAAAGCGCTGGAAGACGCCATACTCTCTTGCAAAGACAGCGGCAAGGCGATTGTGCTGTTGAATTTCCCAAACAATCCTACAGGCTATACGCCATCTGCGGCAGAAGGCGAAGAAATCGTAGCTGCCGTAAAGCGCGGAGCTGAAGCGGGCATCGATGTTGTCGTGATTACAGACGATGCATACTTTGGATTGTTTTTTGAGGAGCATTCGTTGAAAGAATCTTTGTTTGGAAGCTTTGTCGGTCTGCATCCCCGCGTATTGCCGATCAAGATCGACGGTGCGACAAAAGAAGAGTATGTATGGGGATTCCGCGTCGGCTTCATCACATATGGTGTAGAAGATGCGGAAGCGCAAGCAGCGCTGGAGAAAAAGACGATGGGAATCATCCGCGGTACGATCTCCAATTGTTCGCATCCGGCGCAAACAATGATTCTCAAGGCGCTGGAGGCTCCGGCATTTGACAAGCAAAAAGAAGAAAAATATCAAACGATGAAAGCTCGCGCCAATCGAGTCAAAGACATTCTCGACAGCGGCAAGTATGACGATGCATTTGTCTATTATCCGTTTAATTCCGGGTACTTCATGTGTTTGCAATTGAAAACGGTCGATGCGGAAGCGCTGCGTCTGCACTTGCTCGATCAATATGGCGTCGGCACCATTTCCTTGGGCAAAACCGATTTGCGCATCGCCTTCTCCTGCGTGGAATTGGGAGATATCGACGAGCTGTTCGAATTGATTTACAAAGGCGTCAAAGATTTGGAACAGGCATAA
- the pcrA gene encoding DNA helicase PcrA, protein MLTTFENDAELLAGLNPQQREAVSHQYGPLLIMAGAGSGKTSVLTRRIAYLISKRVAPWSILAITFTNKAAKEMKERIAKLVGNVAEDIWVSTFHAMCVRILRRDIEKIGFSSTFTVLDASDQLTAIKQCMSELNIDAKKFEPRAIQTLISQAKNELQSVKKFQEQKQYANDYFGKLAGNVYEQYQKKLRMNNSLDFDDLIMKTIELFETHPDVLEFYQKKFQFIHVDEYQDTNHAQYKLIKVLAEAHYNLCVVGDSDQSIYRWRGADISNILNFERDYANATVIKLEQNYRSTKTILQAANQVIANNRSRKAKNLWSDKGQGEKIQLFRAFDEHGEAGFIAEQIADGVKSGRKYREFAILYRTNAQSRVIEELFLKAGIPYQLVGGIKFYDRKEIKDILAYLRLINNLQDDISLRRIINVPKRGIGDSTLAKVIEYAGAKGLSLFAALQEVEQIGLSSRFARLLREFCLLIRNLATMTQYLSITEITEEILKLTRYKAELQAEKTLEAESRLENIEEFLSVTKDFDQKQPGADLSAFLTDVALVSEVEQQSDETDNDRVTLMTLHSAKGLEFPVVFLVGLEEQIFPHSRAYDNPDEMEEERRLCYVGITRAEEKLYMTTCQTRTLYGQTKSNMPSRFLKECPPELIEEVKSYRLGFGNIGNARFGQTAPRSHVGAGWSAQPQETGAGTKWQTGDRVMHRKWGTGTVVNVTGSPTDQELTIAFEQPVGVRKLLANFAPISKG, encoded by the coding sequence ATGTTAACTACATTCGAGAACGATGCAGAACTATTGGCGGGTCTGAATCCGCAACAGCGGGAGGCTGTCTCGCATCAATATGGACCGCTGCTCATAATGGCTGGCGCAGGAAGCGGCAAAACCAGCGTATTGACTCGCCGCATCGCCTATCTCATCTCCAAACGGGTCGCACCGTGGAGTATTTTGGCGATCACGTTTACCAATAAAGCGGCAAAAGAAATGAAGGAGCGGATTGCAAAACTTGTGGGCAATGTGGCGGAAGATATCTGGGTATCGACGTTTCATGCCATGTGTGTACGGATTTTGCGGAGAGATATTGAAAAAATCGGATTTTCAAGTACATTTACCGTGCTCGATGCAAGCGATCAATTGACAGCGATCAAACAATGTATGTCTGAATTGAATATCGATGCCAAAAAGTTTGAGCCAAGAGCCATTCAGACGCTGATCAGCCAGGCGAAAAACGAATTGCAGTCAGTGAAAAAGTTTCAAGAACAAAAACAGTATGCCAATGATTATTTTGGAAAGCTGGCCGGCAATGTATATGAGCAGTATCAAAAAAAGTTGCGGATGAACAATTCCTTGGATTTTGACGACCTCATCATGAAGACAATCGAATTGTTCGAAACACACCCGGATGTTTTGGAGTTTTACCAAAAAAAATTTCAATTTATTCATGTCGATGAGTATCAAGACACCAATCATGCGCAATACAAGCTTATAAAGGTATTGGCCGAAGCCCATTACAATCTTTGCGTTGTCGGCGATTCGGATCAGTCGATCTACCGCTGGCGGGGAGCTGATATTTCCAACATTCTCAATTTCGAACGGGATTATGCGAATGCGACCGTGATCAAGCTGGAACAAAATTACCGGTCAACGAAAACGATCTTGCAAGCGGCCAACCAGGTGATCGCAAACAACCGGTCGAGAAAGGCAAAAAACCTTTGGTCCGACAAGGGACAAGGGGAAAAGATCCAACTGTTCCGGGCGTTTGATGAACATGGGGAAGCCGGATTTATCGCAGAGCAGATTGCAGATGGTGTCAAATCCGGGAGAAAATACCGGGAGTTTGCCATCCTCTATCGTACAAATGCCCAGTCCCGTGTGATCGAGGAACTGTTTTTGAAAGCAGGCATCCCGTATCAGCTCGTTGGCGGGATCAAATTCTATGACCGCAAAGAGATCAAAGATATCTTGGCGTATTTGCGCCTGATCAATAACTTGCAGGATGACATATCGCTGCGTCGAATTATTAACGTTCCGAAGCGGGGGATCGGCGACAGTACACTGGCCAAAGTGATCGAATATGCAGGCGCAAAAGGGCTTTCCCTGTTTGCGGCGCTGCAAGAAGTGGAACAAATCGGGTTGTCCTCCCGCTTTGCCAGGCTGTTGCGGGAATTTTGCCTGCTCATCCGCAATTTAGCAACGATGACACAGTATCTGTCCATCACGGAGATCACCGAAGAGATCCTGAAACTGACCCGTTATAAGGCAGAGCTGCAGGCGGAGAAGACGCTGGAAGCGGAATCGCGGCTGGAAAACATCGAAGAGTTTTTATCCGTCACGAAAGATTTTGATCAAAAACAGCCAGGTGCCGATTTGTCCGCATTTCTGACAGATGTCGCTTTGGTATCGGAAGTGGAGCAGCAAAGCGATGAGACAGACAATGACCGTGTCACGCTGATGACATTGCACAGTGCAAAAGGCCTGGAATTTCCGGTTGTATTTCTCGTCGGATTGGAAGAACAGATTTTCCCGCATAGCCGTGCATACGATAATCCGGATGAAATGGAAGAAGAACGGCGACTCTGTTATGTCGGAATTACGCGGGCGGAAGAAAAATTGTACATGACCACTTGCCAGACGCGCACATTATACGGACAGACAAAAAGCAACATGCCTTCCCGTTTTTTAAAAGAATGCCCGCCGGAACTGATCGAAGAAGTGAAATCGTATAGACTCGGATTCGGGAACATCGGGAATGCACGATTCGGACAGACAGCTCCCCGCTCGCATGTGGGTGCGGGATGGAGCGCCCAACCGCAGGAAACAGGCGCAGGCACAAAGTGGCAGACCGGGGACCGTGTCATGCATCGAAAGTGGGGTACGGGTACGGTTGTCAATGTAACGGGAAGTCCGACGGATCAGGAATTGACCATCGCATTTGAACAGCCCGTCGGCGTACGCAAGCTGTTGGCAAATTTTGCGCCGATCTCGAAAGGATAA